GGCGTCATCAATGCCGGTCAGCCCCACCAGACGCGAATGCGCGCCGAGAGAAGCAATGTTCATCGCCACGTTTGCCGCGCCGCCAGGACGCTCTTCAATGGTATCCACCTTCACCACCGGGACCGGGGCTTCCGGGGAAATGCGGCTGGTTGGCCCATACCAGTAGCGATCCAGCATCACATCGCCAACCACCATAACTCCAGCACGTTCAAACTCTGGCAGTGTTACTTTCATTCCTGACTCCAGAAAGATTCACAATTTGCGCGCGATAATATCACACTTGTTTTGTTACGCACGGTTCCACCAGCCACTTCTGCCAGCAGGCCCGCACCAGCTCTCGCTCGGTGTTAAAGCAGTCGAGCGGCAGATGGCCCGGCTGCTCCTGCAGGGCCAGGTGGTGCAACTCATCGCGCAGCGTGGTGTAAGCGCGGGTCAATGCCAGCGCCTCGTGCTCGTCCATAATGTCGTTTTGCGCCAGCAGCTCCAGAATGCGTACGTTATCCGACCAGCGGGTGAGCTTCGGCTTGCTGTGCGCGTCACGCAGCACCAGGTACTGGGTGATAAATTCAATGTCGGTAATGCCGCCTTCATCGGCTTTGATATCAAAGCGATCGCGATGTTTATTCCCCAGATGGGCGCGCATCTTCTCGCGCATCTCACGCACTTCGGTTTGCAGCGTCGGGCCCTCGCGCGTGGCGGTAAGCACGTCGCGACGAATGGTATCGAACTGCGCTTTCAGCTGCGGATCGCCATACACCACCCGGGCGCGCACCAGGGCCTGATGTTCCCAGGTCCAGGCCTCGTTCTGCTGATAATCGGCGAAGGAGTCGGTAGAGGTGACCAGCATGCCCGCCGCCCCGGACGGACGCAGTCGGGCATCCACCTCATACAGAATGCCGGACGAGGTGCGGGTGCTGAACAGGTGCATGATGCGCTGGGCGAGGCGCAGGTAGAACTGACGCCCGTCGATCTCGCGCTCGCCGTCGGTCATCACGTCTACCGGGCAGTCGTGGAGGAAAATCAGATCCAGATCGGAGCTGTAGCCCAGCTCCCAGCCGCCCAGTTTGCCATAGCCCACCACCGCAAAGCCGCGTCCTTCGCGATCGGCCAGGTGCTTCGGCTGGCCGTAACGGGCCACCATCTGCACCCACGCCTGGTGGACCACCGCATCGATAATCGCTTCCGCCAGCCAGGTTAAGTGATCGCTTACTTTCATTACCGGCAGCGTGCCGGAGATGTCTGCCGCCGCCACGCGCAGCAGCTGCGCCTGCTTAAACTGGCGCAGCGCCTCCAGCTGTTGCTCTTCGTCCTCTTCCGGCACGCGCAGCAGATACTGGCGCAGCTCATCGCGATAGGCGTCGGTCGCCGTCGGCTGATAAAGGGTGTTGGGATCGAGCAGCTCGTCCAGCAGCAGCGGATAGCGTGCCAGCTTGCTGGCAATCATTGGCGAAGCGGCGCAGAGGGAAATCAGGTGCTTTAGCGCCCCGGGAAACTCGCTGAGCAGCTCCAGATAGGTCGTACGGGTGATTATCCCGCTCAGCAGCGGGGTCAGGCGCGACAGCGGCACCGGGGCATCGGCGCGGGAGCAGACGTCGCTGAGCAGGTGCGGCATCAGATGGTCCAGCACCTGGCGGCCGCGCGGGCCAATGGCGCGCTTGTTCAGCTCAAGACGGAAATCGGCAATCAGCGCCACAACCCGATGGCGATCCTCATCGCTGAGGTGGGTCAGCACCGGGGTGGTGTCGTCCTCCTGCAGCGCATCCTGCCACAGCTCGCGCCAGTGCTCAGACAGCTCATCCTCCTGGGATTCGCTCTCATCGTCGCCGATCAGGTCGTTAAAAATACGTCGCACCGCGGCCATATGGGCATCCAGCGCGTCGGTCAGGGCCTGCCAGTCGTCCACGCGCATTCCCCAGGCGAGGCGGGCACGGTTAAGCTCATCCCCTGGCAGGGTCTGGGTTTGTTCGTCATTGATGCTCTGGAGCAGATTTTCCAGCCGCCGTAAAAAGAGGTAGGCCTCGCGTAGGATACGGTCATCGCCTTCCGGCAGCAGGTGCAGCTGGGCGATGGCGGCCAGAGTTGGCAGCAGGGAGCGGGACTGCAGCGAAGGCTCGCGCCCGCCGCGGATCAGCTGGAAGACCTGGACGATAAACTCGATCTCGCGGATGCCGCCCGCCCCCAGCTTGATGTTGTCTTTCAGGCCGCGACGACGCACTTCCCGGGCAATCATCCCTTTCATGTTACGCAGCGACTGGATGACGCTGAAATCAATGTAGCGACGGAAGACGAACGGGCGCAGCATGGCGCGCAGCTCGTTGGCATAGGCATCGCCGGTATCGCCCATGATCCGCGCCTTCACCATCGCGTAGCGTTCCCAGTCGCGCCCCTGCTCCTGGTAATAATCTTCCAGCGCGGCAAAGCTCAGCACCAGCGGGCCGCTGTCGCCGAACGGACGCAGGCGCATATCCACCCGGTAGACAAAGCCGTCCTGGGTGGGTTGATCCAGGGCCTTAATCAGCCGCTGCCCCAGCCGGGTGAAGAACTGGGCATTATCCAGCTCGCGACGTCCGCCGCGGGTGGCCCCCTTCTCCGGCCAGGCGAAGATCAGGTCGATGTCCGAGGAAAAATTAAGTTCGCCGCCGCCCAGTTTGCCCATGCCTAAAATCAGCAGCGGCTGCGGGGTGCCGTCTTCACTGCACGGCGTACCCCATTCGCGGCAGCAGGCGTCGTACAGCCAGTCGCGGGCGGCGACAATCAGCGTCTCCGCCAGGTGACTTAGCTGCTGCAACGTGCTCTCTTCACTCGCCAGCATCAGCGCCTGCGCCCAGGCGATGCGCACCATCACCCGACGGCGGAACTGGCGCAGCGCACGCATCAGCGCGGCTTCATCGCTGATTTCGGCCAGCGCGTCCTGTAGCCACTGCGCGTAGTGCTGCCACTCGTCCGCCTGGGGCGGCGAAGCCTCAAGCTCGGCCTGCCAGTCAGGATGGGCGGTGACGCTCTCCTGCACAAAGTCGCTGAAGGTCAGCACCTGCCGGGCCTGCTCGCTTAATGACGAGGCGGGTAATGCTTCCGGCAGACGCTCACATACCGTCTGCCACTGCTGCTGTAAGGGTGAAGAAAGCGGCATTATAGGGGTTCCTTGCCTGCGTTAACGTTTTCCGCTGTGCAGCCAGAATGGCTCCTGCGAAATGGCTTCGTTGCGGAAATGCTCAATTTCAATGTGCTGGCGGGTCTTGATGGCATACAGCAGCCCTTGCCAGTTCTCCAGCCATGCGCGGGCGACCGGGCCGTCATAGGCCCCTGCCAGCAGCAGAATGCTGTCGACGTTGCGCGCCAGACGGATCAGCTGATCGCCGTACTGATCGCCCAGCGGATGTCCGAAAATGGTTTTCAGCTCAGCGGCGTGGCGGGACAGATGGATATCGGCAAAACGCTTGAAGTTTTCCGCCATTTTGGTCTCCCCCTTCGCGTCAAGGAAGCTGCGCCAGCCGTGGCTCACCAGGAACTCGGTCAACGCCAGCTTCGCGGTGGCGGTTTGCGGGCTGTAGACCGCCGTCTCGGCAGAGACGTCAGAAGCCATCAGGGCGTCGGCCTGGGTCAGCAGATCGCGTAAGTGAGCACTCGCTTTACGCGGCACAATGCCGCCGAACAGCGTCAGACTGTGACGCACCAGCGCCATCGCCGCCAGCACATGATCTTTTGCGCCTTTTACGCCGCGGATCCACAGCTCTTCGTGGTACTGCCACTGGCTCAGGGCCAGCTCCAGCGAGGCTTCAAAGCCCTGCTCGACCGAGGATTTCGGCGCGAGGCGCAGAATGTCGGTAGGTTTCAGCATGCGCGGGGCATTGCCCTGGGCCAGATGATAGCCGCGGGCGGCCTTGCTCAGGCTCCCCTGACGCAGACCGCTCTGCGACACCAGCTTGCGGGCCAACTTCAGCACATCATCGGCGTGACCTTCCAGCAGCTCAAGCTCCAGCTCGCAGATCGGCTCCTGGAACTCACCGGCTTTCACCTCCCCCAGGTCGAGGGCGATTTCGATCCGGCTTTTCCCTTCGTTCACCAGCCACTTCTCGCGCCAGAAATCGGTGCTGAACAGCGGGCTGACGCTCTCCGCCAGCCCGTCTGGCAGCCCGCCTTCCGGCCACACTTCCGCCGGGAAGCGCGCCAGCTCCAGCTCGGGCTGGCTGATATCGATGTTGTATTCCGGGCGCTGATGCAGGCCGCCGACCACGCGACCGCCGATTTTCATGGTCATCTCATAACGCCCGTCCACGCCGCGGATGCGCAGCCCACGGTCATGACGGCGCAGCCACAGGTCCTGCGTTTCGTAATAGATGTTGAGCAGTTGTACCGGCGCATGGTGCTCGCCGGTCAGCTGATGCAGATGGTTTCGCAGCGCGTCAACGCTGCCGCTTTCAACGATAAACTTTAATTCGATTTCCTGAGCCATGGCCTTGTTCTTTTGATTGCGACTTCGTGGGGTAAATTACGGCGAACTTACTCGCCACTTTTTTGTCAGTAGATAGTATTTTGCGCCAGATTGCCACGCAATGGGCAATTTGACGGGCGTAAAGTTTGCTACAGTGGCCAACAGAGCACAGAGGATTCCGAATGCTGACGAATCCTTTGAGCCTGAAGACTGTTTCCACTAATATCGTTCCACTTTTTATGAAAATAACGACTGCCTGATGCCTAAATTACGCCTGATCGGACTGACATTACTTGCCTTAAGCGCCGCGACCGTGGTCCACGCAGAAGAGAAGCGCTACGTTTCTGACGAACTGAACACCTGGGTACGCAGTGGTCCGGGTGACAATTATCGCCTCGTGGGTACGATTAATGCCGGCGAGGAAGTGGTGCTGTTGCAGAGCAACGCGGAATCCAACTATGGCCAGGTGCGCGACAGCAGCGGCCGTACCGCCTGGATCCCCCTGAAAGAGCTTAGCACCGACCCGAGCCTGCGCACCCGCGTGCCGGATCTGGAAAACCAGGTTAAAACCCTGACTGACAAGCTGACCAATATCGACGCCACCTGGAACCAGCGCACTGCTGAAATGCAGCAGAAAGTGGCCCAGAGCGACGGGGTGATCAACGGTCTCAAAGATGAGAACCAGAAGCTGAAGAACGAGCTGATCGTCGCCCAGAAAAAGGTGAGCGCGGCCAACCTGCAGCTGGATGACAAACAGCGCACCATCATCATGCAGTGGTTTATGTATGGCGGCGGCGTGCTGGGCATGGGTCTGCTGCTGGGTCTGGTACTGCCACATCTGGTGCCGAGCCGTAAACGTAAAGACCGTTGGATGAACTAAGTCGCCATCTCTGCCACACTTACGTATTATTTTACCAATATTTGATACGGGAGAGTGTGGCGTGAAGATTTATCTGGTCGGTGGTGCGGTTCGTGATGCGTTGTTAGGTCTGCCGGTCAAAGATAAAGACTGGGTGGTGGTGGGAGCCACCCCTCAGGCAATGCTCGACGCGGGTTACCAGCAGGTAGGCCGCGATTTCCCTGTGTTTCTGCACCCGCAAAGCCGCGAGGAGTACGCTCTGGCGCGTACCGAGCGTAAATCCGGCGTTGGCTATACCGGGTTTATCTGCCATGCCGACCCTGATGTCACCCTCGAAGACGATTTGCAGCGCCGCGATCTGACCATCAATGCCCTCGCGCAGGATGAAAACGGTCATATCGTCGATGCGTACGGCGGTAAACAGGATCTACAAAACCGCATCCTGCGCCATGTTTCCCCCCGCTTTCTCGGAAGATCCGCTCCGCGTACTGCGCGTGGCGCGCTTTGCTGCCCGCTATGCCCATCTGAGCTTCCGCATCGCCGACGAAACCCTGGCGCTGATGACGGCGATGACCGACGCGGGCGAGCTGGAACACCTCACCCCGGAGCGGGTGTGGAAAGAGACCGAAAATGCGCTCACCACCCGCAATCCGCAGGTTTACTTCCAGGTGCTGCGCGACTGCGGGGCGCTCAAAGTGCTGTTCCCGGAAGTGGATGCCCTGTTCGGCGTACCTGCCCCGGCGAAGTGGCACCCGGAGATTGATACCGGCATCCATACCCTGATGACCTTAAGCATGGCGGCGATGCTCAGCCCGGAGGTGGACGTGCGCTTTGCCACCCTGTGTCACGACCTCGGCAAGGGCTTAACGCCGCCCGAACTCTGGCCGCGCCATCATGGCCACGGCCCGGCGGGCGTCAGGCTGGTAGAAAAAGTCTGTCAGCGCATGCGGGTGCCGAACGAGATCCGCGATCTGGCGAAGCTGGTCGCCGAGTTCCATGACCTGATCCACACCTTCCCGATCCTCAAGCCGGCCACCATCGTCAAGCTGTTCGACAGCATTGACGCCTGGCGCAAGCCGCAGCGCGTGGAGCAAATCGCCTTAACCAGCGAAGCCGACGTACGCGGACGCACCGGGTTTGAAGCCAGCGATTATCCGCAGGGGCGATTGCTGCGTGAAGCCTGGGAGGTGGCGAAAGCCGTGCCGACCCAGGCGGTGATCCAGGCTGGATTCAAAGGGCCAGAGATTCGGGAAGAGTTAACAAAACGGCGGATTCAGGCGGTAGCGGACTGGAAGGAACAGCGTTGCCCTCAGCCGAAAGACTGAGGGCAGTCGGTCATCAGAAGAAGACCACGTAGACCGCGGCCGCCATGATAAAGCGATAGATGGCGAACGGGATAAACGAAATGCGCTTGATCAGCTGCAGGAAGGTTTTGATGGCAATCAGCGCCACGATAAAGGCGGTGATAAAGCCCACGGCAAACATCGGGATGTCGCCTGCGGTCAGGAAGTGGTAGCTCTTGTAGAGATCGAGCGCGGTCGCCCCCATCATCATCGGCACCGCCAGCAGGAACGAGAACTCAGAGGCCGCATAGCGGCTCACGCCCATCAGCATCCCGCCTGAAATCGTCGCCCCGGAGCGGGAGAAGCCCGGCCACAGCGCCAGACACTGGAAGCAGCCAATCATAAACGCCTGGCGGTAGGTCATATCATCCAGACCCGGCGCGCGCGGCTCTTTTGGCTTCAGCAGCTCAGCGGCAATCAGCAGCACGCCACCGACCACCAGCGCGTACATCACGTTAATCGGGTTAAACAGCGATTTGATCGTGTCGTGCAACACCAGACCCAGCACCACCGCCGGGATCATCCCGAGCAGAATGTGCAGCAGGGTCAACCGCCCTTTGCCGGAGCCTTCGTGCGGCGGATGACCAAAGTGAATGCCAATCAGCCCGAACAGGCGGCGCCAGAACATCACCACCACCGCCAGAATGGATCCTAACTGGATCACCACCTCAAAGGTTTTCGCCGTTTCGCCTTCAAACCCCAGCAGATGGCCAACAATAATCATATGGCCCGTACTGGAAACCGGCAAAAACTCTGTCAATCCTTCGACCACACCCAGTATTGCTGCCACCAGCAGGGAGTGCATATCGCTCATCAATAAACCCCTAAAAAGACAGAAAAAACGGTTTACCCGAAAGGTAACCGCAGAAGGAACAGCTGTAAGACTGATTTAACAGGAATTGGTTTAACTATTATACCGTTAAATGTTTCCTTTCAGATTTTGGCTACGCTCAATAATAACGCCCACATTGGCCGCCCGCGCCACCGCGCCCGGCTTGCTGACTTTGATGCGCACCCAAGGGGAATTAAAGCGGCTAAGCAGCAGTTCCGCCACCTCTTCCGCCACGCGCTCCACCAGCGCAAAACGCTGGCCTTCCACGTGGCTGATGACGGTTTCACTGACGTCGGCATAGCTCAGACAGTCGTTCACATCATCGCTTTTCGCGGCGGCGACGTTATCCCAGCCCATTTCGATATCGAACACTAACTTCTGCTCGATGGTCTGTTCCCAGTCATACACCCCGATAGTGGTGATTACCGAAAGTTGCTCTATAAATACTATATCCATCACGACCTGCCTGGTTTTTGGCTAAACCGGATACCACTCCCGGCGAATTATGCGTATTATCCACAGATGCTAAGTACAAAACGATATTTTCAAAACGGAACAGCGTTATGAGTGCAATCGCGCCTGGAATGATCCTCCTCGCCTACCTTTGCGGCTCAATTTCCAGCGCCATTCTGGTCTGCCGTATCGCCGGGTTACCTGACCCACGCGAGAGTGGTTCCGGGAATCCGGGGGCGACCAATGTACTACGAATTGGCGGCAAAGGAGCAGCCGTAGCGGTTCTGATTTTTGACGTCCTGAAAGGCATGCTGCCCGTCTGGGGCGCGTATGCGCTGGGCGTGACGCCATTCTGGCTGGGGCTGATTGCCATTGCCGCCTGTCTGGGCCACATCTGGCCGGTATTCTTCGGTTTCAAAGGCGGTAAAGGCGTGGCCACCGCATTTGGTGCCATTGCCCCTATTGGCTGGGATCTCACCGGCGTGATGGCCGGCACCTGGCTGCTCAGCGTGTTGCTCAGCGGTTACTCTTCACTTGGCGCCATCGTCAGCGCGCTGATTGCCCCGTTTTACGTCTGGTGGTTCAAACCCCAGTTCACCTTCCCGGTGTCGATGCTCTCCTGCCTGATCCTGCTGCGTCATCATGACAACATCCAGCGCCTGTGGCGTCGTCAGGAGACTAAGATCTGGGCGCGGTTAAAACGGAAGAAGAAAGAGACGCGGTAGCGCCCCTTCGCCTTCCCCCCTTAGTTATGCCTTATAACCAAATGTGATTTAGATCGTTTTCTTGCTGTGAGTACTCTTTTTGTTCGTACAGCCAACACAACATAAGAAAATGACAGAGATCGCAGATCCAACCTCACTTGCAACGGCAGGAAAAACTCCCGACGGGGAGATCAAATGGGTCCGCAATGCAGCGGACGTCACCCAACTGGTCAATGAAGGCTCCCAGGGCCGGGCCAATGCGCGCATCGTCATCGGGATTGCGCTGGGCGGTATCTTTCTTGATGCCTACGACCTGGGCGCGCTGGCGTTCGGCATCAAAGACATCACCCGCGAGTTCAACCTCACCCCCGCAGGCACCGGCATGGTGGCTTCGGCAATCACCTTCGGCGCGATTGTCGGGGCGCTGATTGGCGGCTACCTGACGGATAAAATCGGGCGCTACCGGGTCTTTATGGCCGATATGGTGTTCTTCGTGGTTGCGGCCATCGCCTGTGCCTTTGCCCCGAACGAGTACGTGCTGGCCGGGGCGCGCTTTGTGATGGGTCTGGGAGTGGGGATCGATCTCCCCGTGGCGATGGCCTTCTTAAGCGAGTTCGCGAAGCTGAAAGGCCCCGGCAACAAAGCCGCCAGCGTCGCGATGTGGTGTCCCACATGGTATGCCGCGATCAGCATCTCCTATCTGCTGGTGCTCTTCTTCTATGGCGTGCTGCCGGAGACGCACAGCGACTGGCTGTGGCGAATTATCCTCGGCTTTGGGGCGATCCCCGCGCTGGTAATCATCGCTATCCGCAGCCGGTATATGAGCGAATCCCCGGTCTGGGCAGCGAATCAGGGTAACCTGAAAGAGGCGGCCTCGATTCTGCGCAAGGCGTACAACATTAACGCCCACGTGCCGCAGGAGGCGCTCGATCAGCCCGCTCCGGTGGTGAATAAAGCCAGCTGGCGTAACTACCTGAACCTGTTCCGCGGGGTCTATCTGCGTCGCACTATGCTGGCCACGCTGCTGTCGATTGTGTCGTCCTTCGCCTATAACGCCGTGGCCTTTGGCCTGCCGGTGATCATCTCCAGCTTCTTTGTGCAGTCGATGCTGATCACCATTCTTATCTCGCTGGCCCTGAACCTGCTGTTCGCGTTTGTCGGTGGTTTGCTGGCGGTGCGGCTGGTGCCGCGCTTTGGCGCATGGCGGATGTCGCTGGGGGGCTATAGCTGTCAGCTGGTTGCCCTGGTGGTGCTGGCGATTATCGGTCGTCCGGAGGGTGCAGCGGAAGGGATCGCGGCGGTAGCGATGCTGGCCCTGTTCCTGTTTGGTCAGGGCTTTGGTCCGGGGGGCGCACACGATGACCTTTGCCTCGCTCAGCTACCCGACGTCGCTGCGCGGGGTCGGCGTGGGGCTGAACCAGACGCTGATGCGCAGCAGCTCAACGCTGTCGCTGTTTATGTTTCCGCTGCTGGTGGCCTCGATGGATACGGCGGTGTTCTGGGTGATCGCCCTTGCGCCGCTGATTGGGTTGGTTTCGCTGCTGGCGATCCGCTGGGAGCCCTCCGGGTATGATATTGATGCGGAGGATTACCGGTAAGGTATAACCTGTCTGGTAAGGCTTTATGTAGCAGGAGTGGTATGGTTCCGTTCACCTCATGTCCAGCAGAATATGAAATGAACGGAACCTGTGAACGTGATAAGGGGGGCCACCGCGGCCCCCCTTATCAATCCCCGCGGCCCCGCGACGAAATCGGTGCTTCGCACTACGCTCACCTCCCGACCTGACGCCTGCGGTCGGCTCAACTCGACATCCTGTCTCGATTCGCCTCTGGCCGCCATCCCTGGCGTCCAGCCCTTGTCATCCGGTCTCCGGTTCGCCGATTTCAGCGGGGACTCAACACCCGTGCCACATTTAAACCGCAGAGAAGGTTGAGGGAGTGAAAGTCCGGCTGAAAATCGCTGAGGTGTTGACCGCAGGCCGGGGCGAGGCGCATGGATGCGCCGAGAGGGCGTGACCTACATGGATGTAGGATCACGCCCGACCCGATAGCCGGAGGGAATAAGCCGAAGGGACCGCGAAGCGGCGATTTTCTTTGCCGGGAACCGGGATTGTTAAGGGGGCGGCGGCAGCCCCCCTTAACACGTTCACCGCAGAGGAGCGCACATAACGCAGAGAAGTCATAGTGAACGGAACAATTCCACCACTCCAGAAAATAAGTGAGCTCTTAACAACCGCTCCTCATCCATAAGTGACTCATATGACAGCCTTCATTTCTACCAGGGCATACTAAAAAAAATCCCCGATATCGAGCAGATGGATGACGCATGTTAGCAACTCAGAGGGTTGATAAAACAGTAAAAGGCTGGCAGGCCTCGCTTGCTTTGCAGTTTTGTCACACCCCTGAAAAAACTCTCCTTCACTCTGCCCGCCACGTCGGCCCGCTCACCGTTCAACGTCCGTTCTATCCCGAAGAGGAAACCTGCCATCTTTACCTGCTGCACCCGCCGGGCGGGATTGTTGGCGGAGATGAACTGACGATCGACGTCCACCTTGAGGCCCGCAGCCACGCGCTAATCACCATGCCCGGCGCCAGCAAGTTCTACCGCAGCACTGGCGCACTGGCGCGGCTGGATCAGCACTTCACTCTGGACGAAAACGCCATTCTGGAGTGGCTGCCGCAGGACACCATTTTCTTCCCGGGCGCGAATGCTGCCCTGCGCTCGGTGTTTCATCTCCAGCGCAGCAGCACCCTGCTGGCCTGGGAGCTGTTTTGCCTGGGCCGCCAGGTGATCAATGAGCCCTTCAGCCACGGACGTATCGAGAGTCGCCTTGAGGTCTGGCTCGAGGGCGAGCCGCTGCTGATCGAGCGCCAGCATCTGGCCGACGGCGATCTGACCCCCGTGGCGGAACACCCGTGGATCGGCACCCTGCTGTTTTACCCGGCGAGCGAAACGCAGCTGGAGGAGGCCCGCGAGGCCCTGGCACCGCTGGATCATTTCGCCGGGGCGACCCTCACCGACGGCCTGCTGTCGATCCGTTTTCTGGCCCATGACAACCTGATTTGCCAGCAGGCGATGCGCGAGATCTGGCAGCGCCTGCGCCTGCAGCTCACCGCCAAAGCCCCCCTGCCCGCCCCGAATCTGGCACACCTGAGAGACGCACGATGGAACTGACCCCCAGAGAAAAAGACAAGCTGTTGCTGTTTACCGCCGCGCTGGTGGCCGAGCGTCGTCTCGCC
This Leclercia sp. S52 DNA region includes the following protein-coding sequences:
- the plsY gene encoding glycerol-3-phosphate 1-O-acyltransferase PlsY, with the translated sequence MSAIAPGMILLAYLCGSISSAILVCRIAGLPDPRESGSGNPGATNVLRIGGKGAAVAVLIFDVLKGMLPVWGAYALGVTPFWLGLIAIAACLGHIWPVFFGFKGGKGVATAFGAIAPIGWDLTGVMAGTWLLSVLLSGYSSLGAIVSALIAPFYVWWFKPQFTFPVSMLSCLILLRHHDNIQRLWRRQETKIWARLKRKKKETR
- a CDS encoding inorganic triphosphatase; translation: MAQEIELKFIVESGSVDALRNHLHQLTGEHHAPVQLLNIYYETQDLWLRRHDRGLRIRGVDGRYEMTMKIGGRVVGGLHQRPEYNIDISQPELELARFPAEVWPEGGLPDGLAESVSPLFSTDFWREKWLVNEGKSRIEIALDLGEVKAGEFQEPICELELELLEGHADDVLKLARKLVSQSGLRQGSLSKAARGYHLAQGNAPRMLKPTDILRLAPKSSVEQGFEASLELALSQWQYHEELWIRGVKGAKDHVLAAMALVRHSLTLFGGIVPRKASAHLRDLLTQADALMASDVSAETAVYSPQTATAKLALTEFLVSHGWRSFLDAKGETKMAENFKRFADIHLSRHAAELKTIFGHPLGDQYGDQLIRLARNVDSILLLAGAYDGPVARAWLENWQGLLYAIKTRQHIEIEHFRNEAISQEPFWLHSGKR
- the glnE gene encoding bifunctional [glutamate--ammonia ligase]-adenylyl-L-tyrosine phosphorylase/[glutamate--ammonia-ligase] adenylyltransferase — protein: MMPLSSPLQQQWQTVCERLPEALPASSLSEQARQVLTFSDFVQESVTAHPDWQAELEASPPQADEWQHYAQWLQDALAEISDEAALMRALRQFRRRVMVRIAWAQALMLASEESTLQQLSHLAETLIVAARDWLYDACCREWGTPCSEDGTPQPLLILGMGKLGGGELNFSSDIDLIFAWPEKGATRGGRRELDNAQFFTRLGQRLIKALDQPTQDGFVYRVDMRLRPFGDSGPLVLSFAALEDYYQEQGRDWERYAMVKARIMGDTGDAYANELRAMLRPFVFRRYIDFSVIQSLRNMKGMIAREVRRRGLKDNIKLGAGGIREIEFIVQVFQLIRGGREPSLQSRSLLPTLAAIAQLHLLPEGDDRILREAYLFLRRLENLLQSINDEQTQTLPGDELNRARLAWGMRVDDWQALTDALDAHMAAVRRIFNDLIGDDESESQEDELSEHWRELWQDALQEDDTTPVLTHLSDEDRHRVVALIADFRLELNKRAIGPRGRQVLDHLMPHLLSDVCSRADAPVPLSRLTPLLSGIITRTTYLELLSEFPGALKHLISLCAASPMIASKLARYPLLLDELLDPNTLYQPTATDAYRDELRQYLLRVPEEDEEQQLEALRQFKQAQLLRVAAADISGTLPVMKVSDHLTWLAEAIIDAVVHQAWVQMVARYGQPKHLADREGRGFAVVGYGKLGGWELGYSSDLDLIFLHDCPVDVMTDGEREIDGRQFYLRLAQRIMHLFSTRTSSGILYEVDARLRPSGAAGMLVTSTDSFADYQQNEAWTWEHQALVRARVVYGDPQLKAQFDTIRRDVLTATREGPTLQTEVREMREKMRAHLGNKHRDRFDIKADEGGITDIEFITQYLVLRDAHSKPKLTRWSDNVRILELLAQNDIMDEHEALALTRAYTTLRDELHHLALQEQPGHLPLDCFNTERELVRACWQKWLVEPCVTKQV
- a CDS encoding TIGR04211 family SH3 domain-containing protein, producing MPKLRLIGLTLLALSAATVVHAEEKRYVSDELNTWVRSGPGDNYRLVGTINAGEEVVLLQSNAESNYGQVRDSSGRTAWIPLKELSTDPSLRTRVPDLENQVKTLTDKLTNIDATWNQRTAEMQQKVAQSDGVINGLKDENQKLKNELIVAQKKVSAANLQLDDKQRTIIMQWFMYGGGVLGMGLLLGLVLPHLVPSRKRKDRWMN
- the bacA gene encoding undecaprenyl-diphosphate phosphatase — translated: MSDMHSLLVAAILGVVEGLTEFLPVSSTGHMIIVGHLLGFEGETAKTFEVVIQLGSILAVVVMFWRRLFGLIGIHFGHPPHEGSGKGRLTLLHILLGMIPAVVLGLVLHDTIKSLFNPINVMYALVVGGVLLIAAELLKPKEPRAPGLDDMTYRQAFMIGCFQCLALWPGFSRSGATISGGMLMGVSRYAASEFSFLLAVPMMMGATALDLYKSYHFLTAGDIPMFAVGFITAFIVALIAIKTFLQLIKRISFIPFAIYRFIMAAAVYVVFF
- the folB gene encoding bifunctional dihydroneopterin aldolase/7,8-dihydroneopterin epimerase produces the protein MDIVFIEQLSVITTIGVYDWEQTIEQKLVFDIEMGWDNVAAAKSDDVNDCLSYADVSETVISHVEGQRFALVERVAEEVAELLLSRFNSPWVRIKVSKPGAVARAANVGVIIERSQNLKGNI